In bacterium, one DNA window encodes the following:
- a CDS encoding acetate kinase has protein sequence MKILIVNCGSSSVKYQLFQLPDNFCLAKGMVSRIGMSGAVLTHKPHDRPEVTISSEILDHTIAIEHVIAILLSPNHGVIKNREEIAAVGHRVVHGGEQFTASCLVTPEIMLELRKLIELAPLHNPHNIRGINATLQNLPGVPNVAVFDTAFHHKMPEHAFIYPLPYILYRKYRIRRYGFHGMNHHFVSKRAAEMLNTTREKIKIITCHLGNGASMSAVDKGISVDTTMGFTPLEGLMMGTRCGDIDPAIILHMMGKEELSLHEANTMLNKHSGLVGVSGVSSDMREIIEEMNNGTKSAKLAFDIYCYRVKKYLGAYAAAMGGLDCIVFSAGIGENSAVVRQACVSGMEFMGVELDKGLNEAAKNKESIISTAGSKVKVVVVPANEELVIAMDTAEIINKK, from the coding sequence ATGAAAATTCTAATTGTCAACTGCGGTTCCTCGTCGGTTAAATACCAGCTCTTCCAGCTTCCCGACAACTTCTGTCTTGCCAAAGGTATGGTCTCCCGCATCGGCATGTCCGGCGCCGTGCTCACGCACAAACCGCACGACCGGCCGGAGGTCACAATCTCTTCCGAAATTCTCGATCACACTATCGCTATCGAACACGTCATCGCCATCCTGCTTTCGCCGAATCACGGCGTCATCAAGAATCGCGAAGAAATCGCCGCAGTCGGCCATCGCGTCGTTCATGGCGGTGAGCAGTTCACGGCTTCGTGTCTGGTCACGCCGGAGATCATGCTCGAACTGCGCAAGTTGATCGAACTCGCTCCGTTGCACAACCCGCATAACATCCGCGGTATTAATGCCACACTGCAAAATCTTCCCGGCGTCCCTAATGTCGCCGTTTTCGATACGGCATTTCACCATAAGATGCCGGAACACGCGTTCATCTATCCGTTGCCGTACATTCTCTATCGCAAGTATCGCATCCGCCGCTACGGCTTCCACGGCATGAACCACCACTTCGTCTCCAAGCGTGCCGCCGAAATGCTCAACACTACTCGCGAGAAGATCAAGATCATCACCTGCCATCTCGGTAACGGCGCTTCCATGTCCGCGGTCGACAAAGGCATCTCCGTCGACACGACCATGGGCTTCACGCCTCTGGAAGGCTTGATGATGGGCACCCGCTGCGGCGACATCGACCCGGCAATCATCCTCCACATGATGGGCAAGGAAGAACTCTCGCTCCACGAGGCCAACACCATGCTCAACAAGCACTCCGGCCTTGTCGGTGTCTCGGGTGTGTCATCCGACATGCGCGAAATCATCGAAGAGATGAACAACGGCACCAAGTCCGCCAAACTCGCATTCGATATCTACTGCTATCGTGTGAAAAAATATCTCGGCGCCTACGCCGCCGCGATGGGTGGGTTGGACTGCATCGTGTTCTCGGCAGGAATCGGCGAGAACTCCGCCGTCGTGCGCCAGGCATGTGTCTCAGGCATGGAATTTATGGGCGTCGAACTCGACAAGGGTCTCAACGAAGCCGCCAAGAACAAGGAGTCGATCATTTCGACTGCCGGTTCCAAGGTCAAAGTCGTCGTCGTCCCGGCTAACGAAGAACTCGTCATTGCCATGGACACCGCCGAAATCATCAACAAGAAATAG
- a CDS encoding 3-hydroxybutyryl-CoA dehydrogenase, whose product MAIDKIVIIGAGTMGQGIARTIAETGTEVVLYDLSDEILKKSLDFVSDSLDREIEKWGITKSEKKAILSRIKTSTDVKIARKARVIIEAIPESLEMKRELFKQLDELCPPETVFISNTSTLSITQLASATNRPQMFIGMHFLNPVHKIPMVELVRGLKTSTETYAFTQDFAVKLNKKPIPVNEYPGYVTTRIIVPFLNEAMHVLMEGISSAEEIDNAMKLGFGFNMGPLALADMMGLDEVMAMMENLLNELSEHKYNPCPLLRKLVRAGHLGVKTGQGFFKYDEDGNRIEGA is encoded by the coding sequence ATGGCAATAGACAAAATAGTCATTATCGGCGCCGGAACGATGGGGCAGGGAATCGCCCGCACCATCGCCGAGACCGGTACCGAGGTCGTGCTCTACGACCTCAGCGACGAAATCCTGAAAAAATCTCTCGACTTCGTGTCCGACTCGCTCGATCGCGAAATCGAAAAATGGGGCATTACTAAATCGGAGAAGAAAGCTATCCTTTCGAGGATCAAGACCAGCACCGATGTGAAGATCGCTCGGAAAGCCCGCGTCATTATCGAAGCTATCCCCGAAAGTCTTGAAATGAAGCGCGAACTCTTCAAACAGCTTGACGAACTCTGTCCGCCGGAGACTGTGTTTATTTCCAATACCTCGACTCTGTCGATTACACAACTTGCCTCTGCGACCAATCGTCCGCAGATGTTCATCGGCATGCACTTTCTTAATCCCGTGCACAAAATTCCCATGGTCGAACTCGTTCGCGGGCTCAAGACCTCGACGGAAACTTATGCCTTCACGCAGGACTTCGCTGTCAAACTCAATAAGAAACCGATTCCGGTCAATGAGTACCCCGGCTACGTCACCACCCGTATCATCGTGCCGTTCCTTAACGAAGCTATGCACGTCCTCATGGAAGGCATTTCCTCCGCTGAAGAAATCGACAACGCCATGAAACTCGGCTTCGGATTCAACATGGGTCCGCTTGCGCTTGCCGATATGATGGGTCTCGATGAAGTCATGGCTATGATGGAAAATCTTCTGAATGAGCTCTCTGAGCACAAGTACAACCCGTGTCCGCTGCTGCGCAAATTGGTCCGCGCCGGCCACCTCGGTGTCAAAACCGGCCAGGGATTCTTTAAGTATGATGAAGACGGCAACAGGATAGAAGGAGCCTGA